The following proteins are encoded in a genomic region of Maylandia zebra isolate NMK-2024a linkage group LG1, Mzebra_GT3a, whole genome shotgun sequence:
- the phka2 gene encoding phosphorylase b kinase regulatory subunit alpha, liver isoform isoform X1 → MRSRSNSGVRLDGYARLVQETILCHQNPVTGLLPASAQKKDAWVRDNVYSVLAVWGLGMAYRKNADRDEDKAKAYELEQSVVKLMQGLLQCMMRQVAKVEKFKHTQSTKDCLHAKYDTPTCATVVRDDQWGHLQVDATSIYLLMLAQMTASGLRIISNLDEVAFIQNLVFYIEAAYKVADYGMWERGDKTNQGIPELNASSVGMAKAALEAIDELDLFGAHGGPKSVIHVLPDEVEHCQSILCSMLPRASTSKEIDAGLLSITSFPAFAVEDADLVAVTKSEIISKLQGRYGCCRFIRDGYRCPKEDPSRLHYDPAELKLFENIECEWPVFWTYLILDGIFAGDQVQVQEYREALEGVLIRGKNGIKLVPELYSVPPDKVEEEYSNPHSVDRVAMGQLPHMWGQSLYILGCLLAEGFLAPGEIDPLNRRFSTSFKPDVVVQVCVLAESEEIQELLRDLGIEVQTMAEVLPIRVMPARILSHVYVRLGNSKKLSLSGRPYRHIGVLGTSKFYEIRNRSYIFTPQFLDQHHFYLALDNQMIVEMLRTELAYLSCCWRMTGRPTLTFPITRSMLDEDGETIDSCILSTLRKLQDGYFAGARVQMSDVSSVQTTSFHTRLSFLDEENDDILLEDGGDDDDGYGEEYNICRPSDDSEDVFDQYLTQLLHSTTTKCHLPPIQRGQHHVFSPEHTTRDILSFMAQVQGLNVPKSSMYLPVTPVKSKHRKSLNLLDVPHPQHGPQAKQHKSHSAADLHLPRDSQGNTDFEALVRQLKECPTLQDQADILYILYVMKGADWLVELSGPGQGGVSVRSLLEELYVEAGACKEWGLIRYISGILRKRVEVLAEACTDLISHHKQLTVGLPPQPRERVITVPLPPDELNNLIYEASGQDISVAVVTQEIMVYLAMYVRSQPALFGDMLRLRIGLIMQVMATELARSLHCSGEEASESLMSLSPFGMKNLLHHILSGKEFGVERSMRPIQSAATSPAISIHELGHTGATKTERTGIHKLKSEIKQLDDSRPTSIFSGGFSLSSNVTSPRSTRCSSPSTPSGMLSPVSTCPGDGQLHWEERQGQWLRRRRLDGAINRVPMGFYQKVWKILQKCHGLSIDGYVLPSSTTREMTAGEIKFAVQVESVLNHVPQPEYRQLLVETVMVVGLIADVDVDNIGGIIHVDRVLHLANDLFLSDQKSHGASEYFLEKDPATGICNFFYDSAPSGSYGTMTYLSKAAVTYVQDFLPSSSCLMQ, encoded by the exons ATGAGGAGTCGCAGTAACTCAGGAGTGCGGCTGGACGGCTATGCCCGGCTGGTCCAGGAGACTATCCTGTGCCATCAG AATCCAGTGACAGGACTTCTTCCTGCCAGTGCGCAGAAGAAGGATGCCTGGGTGAGGGATAATGTTTACAGTGTCCTGGCGGTGTGGGGGCTGGGAATGGCCTACCGGAAGAATGCAGACCGCGATGAAGACAAGGCCAAAGCTTATGAACTGGAGCAG AGTGTGGTGAAACTGATGCAGGGGCTTCTGCAGTGCATGATGAGACAG GTGGCCAAGGTGGAGAAGTTCAAACACACCCAGAGTACAAAAGATTGCTTGCATGCCAAATATGATACTCCCACTTGTGCCACAGTGGTCAGAGATGATCAGTGGGGTCATCTCCAGGTGGACGCCACCTCGATTTACCTGCTGATGCTGGCACAGATGACAGCCTCAG GTCTTCGTATCATTTCCAACCTGGACGAGGTAGCCTTCATCCAAAACTTGGTCTTCTACATAGAGGCTGCCTACAAAGTAGCG GACTATGGAATGTGGGAACGAGGTGACAAGACTAACCAGGGCATTCCTGAGCTCAATGCCAGCTCTGTAGGAATGGCTAAG GCAGCGCTTGAAGCTATAGATGAGCTGGATCTGTTTGGTGCTCATGGAGGGCCAAAGTCAGTAATCCATGTGTTGCCTGATGAAGTCGAACACTGTCAG TCTATTCTGTGCTCCATGCTGCCAAGAGCTTCAACTTCAAAGGAAATAGATGCTGGTCTTCTGTCCATTACTTCTTTCCCTGCGTTTGCTGTGGAGGATGCTGACCTGGTGGCCGTGACGAAGTCAGAGATCATAAGCAAACTGCAG GGTCGCTATGGCTGCTGTCGCTTTATCAGGGACGGATATCGTTGTCCCAAAGAG GATCCATCTCGGCTGCATTATGATCCTGCTGAGCTCAAGCTATTTGAGAATATTGAGTGTGAGTGGCCTGTGTTTTGGACTTACCTCATCCTGGATGGTATTTTTGCTGGTGATCAAGTTCAG GTGCAAGAGTACCGTGAAGCACTGGAGGGTGTTTTAATCAGAGGGAAGAATGGCATTAAGTTGGTGCCTGAACTTTATTCTGTTCCTCCTGACAAG GTTGAGGAGGAGTATAGCAATCCTCACTCAGTAGACAGGGTAGCCATGGGTCAGCTGCCACACATGTGGGGACAGTCACTCTACATCTTGGGGTGCCTTCTGGCTGAG GGTTTTTTAGCACCAGGAGAGATAGATCCGCTCAACAGGAGATTCTCTACAAGCTTCAAACCAGATGTTGTGGTACAAG tttgtgttcTAGCAGAGTCGGAGGAGATCCAGGAGTTGTTAAGAGATCTGGGGATCGAGGTACAAACGATGGCAGAAGTTCTGCCCATCAGGGTCATGCCAGCTCGCATCCTGAGCCATGTCTATGTTAGACTGG GGAACAGCAAGAAACTGAGTCTGAGTGGGCGGCCGTACAGACACATTGGTGTCCTGGGAACATCCAAATTCTACGAGATCCGAAATCGCTCTTACATATTCACCCCTCAG tttctggatcagcaccatttCTATCTGGCTCTGGACAACCAGATGATTGTGGAGATGTTACGGACCGAACTGGCCTATCTCTCTTGTTGCTGGAGGATGACAGGGCGGCCCACGCTCACATTCCCAATCACCCGTAGCATGCTGG ATGAAGATGGAGAAACAATTGATTCATGTATCCTGTCAACTCTAAGGAAACTACAGGATGGCTATTTTGCTGGAGCGAG GGTGCAGATGTCAGACGTCTCCAGTGTCCAGACCACTTCTTTTCACACTCGTCTCAGCTTCCTGGATGAAGAGAATGATGACATATTGCTTGAGGATGGaggcgatgatgatgatggataTGGAGAGGAGTATAATATCTGTCGTCCCTCGG ATGACTCAGAAGATGTATTTGACCAGTACCTCACCCAGCTCCTTCACAGCACCACTACCAAGTGCCATCTTCCTCCCATCCAGAGGGGGCAGCACCATGTCTTCAGTCCAGAACATACCACAAGAGACATCCTGTCTTTTATGGCGCAGGTCCAGGGCCTGAACGTTCCCA AGTCTTCCATGTATCTGCCTGTGACTCCGGTCAAGAGCAAACATCGCAAATCTCTCAACCTTCTTGATGTTCCTCATCCTCAGCACGGCCCACAGGCGAAACAGCACAAG TCACACtctgctgctgatcttcatctgCCGCGAGACTCTCAGGGCAACACAGACTTTGAAGCATTGGTCAGGCAGCTAAAAGAATGCCCCACTCTTCAGGACCAGGCTGACATCCTCTACATTCTCTATGTGATGAA AGGAGCTGATTGGCTGGTGGAGTTGTCAGGTCCTGGGCAGGGTGGGGTCAGTGTGCGATCACTGTTGGAGGAGCTGTACGTAGAAGCCGGAGCCTGTAAAGAGTGGGGGCTCATTAGGTACATCTCTGGAATACTGCGCAAGAGGGTGGAGGTCCTCGCTGAG GCCTGCACAGATCTGATTTCCCATCACAAGCAGCTGACTGTAGGTCTACCTCCTCAACCCAGGGAAAGAGTGATCACAGT CCCTCTTCCGCCAGATGAGTTAAACAACCTCATCTACGAAGCCAGTGGTCAGGACATCAGTGTAGCAGTGGTCACTCAG GAAATCATGGTGTATCTAGCCATGTATGTGCGCTCCCAGCCCGCTCTGTTCGGGGACATGCTCAGACTCAGGATAGGACTCATCATGCAAGTGATGGCCACTGAGTTAGCTCGCAGCCTGCACTGTTCTG GGGAGGAGGCGTCAGAGAGTTTGATGAGCCTGAGTCCATTTGGCATGAAGAACCTACTGCATCACATCCTCAGTGGCAAAGAATTtggggtggagagaagca TGCGCCCAATCCAGTCTGCAGCCACTAGCCCTGCGATATCCATCCATGAACTAGGTCACACAGGAGCTACAAAGACTGAACGCACAGGAATACACAAGCTAAAGAGTGAGATAAAACAG CTGGATGACTCTCGCCCTACAAGT ATCTTCAGTGGCGGTTTTTCCTTGAGTAGCAATGTCACATCGCCTCGCTCTACG CGGTGCAGTAGCCCTTCCACTCCCAGTGGAATGCTGTCCCCGGTGAGCACTTGTCCAGGAGACGGCCAGCTGCACTGGGAGGAGAGGCAAGGCCAGTGGCTGAGGAGACGCAGGCTAGATGGTGCCATCAACAGAGTACCTATGGGTTTCTACCAAAAGGTGTGGAAGATCCTGCAGAAGTGCCACGGTCTGTCCATCGACGGATACGTGTTACCCTCTTCTACCACAAGAGAG atGACAGCAGGAGAGATTAAGTTTGCAGTGCAGGTTGAATCTGTGCTGAACCACGTCCCTCAGCCAGAGTACCGGCAGCTGCTAGTGGAGACGGTGATGGTTGTGGGCCTGATAGCGGACGTAGACGTGGACAACATCGGCGGCATCATCCACGTGGATCGCGTCTTGCATTTGGCCAATGACCTTTTCCTCAGTGACCAG AAATCCCACGGCGCCAGTGAGTATTTCCTTGAGAAGGACCCAGCAACCGGAATCTGCAACTTTTTCTACGACAGCGCTCCTAGTGGTAGCTATGGCACCATGACCTATCTCTCCAAAGCAGCAGTCACTTACGTCCAGGACTTCCTGCCAAGTTCCAGCTGCCTGATGCAGTGA